Proteins from a genomic interval of Deltaproteobacteria bacterium:
- a CDS encoding DUF1329 domain-containing protein gives MQKNGMTPLRRLLVLALFITSVWPLPAGALTDQQARLAGYVGFERHPEKFDFTGMPMKLPPSEVERLSNGKIKVGMVINKNNVDSMKNELIALTSPGIYEMVKRGMEMVIADYKPWPVPKAFAAVTKANAGQAVITPDGNLKTKGGRWWTGGIPFFTVDPKDPQAGLKAWYNQINTYDGDDFTHDWVNMFFVNSKGKRERVVEMSWDRIFLTSRETLSPKPVYDTKMESIFFKELVYVQTPADLQGYGNLTYRFNDQNRPDDSFTYIPMMRRIRRVTSGQRFDAFVGSDSSIGDFRTLDVPIARWDWKLIHVQPKLTTLFSTDFITENRATQRRHPTTVGEKFPRMNWRLWPNVHVIEATPKTRKDCPVYSKKVLWSMGGNWKSGLADAYDLEGKLWKTTQNYFYGYGNGRVLDLYSHYETDFYTYDHQRDHASPWHIDLPFRKFNVGFPAERFSTKYLQRYGH, from the coding sequence ATGCAGAAAAACGGAATGACCCCGCTGCGGAGGTTGCTCGTCCTGGCTTTGTTTATTACGTCGGTATGGCCTTTGCCCGCCGGCGCCTTAACCGATCAGCAAGCCCGATTGGCCGGTTACGTCGGATTTGAGCGGCATCCCGAGAAATTTGATTTTACGGGTATGCCCATGAAGCTTCCTCCCAGCGAGGTGGAGAGGCTTTCGAACGGGAAAATCAAGGTGGGCATGGTCATCAACAAGAACAATGTGGACAGTATGAAGAACGAGCTGATCGCCCTGACCAGTCCGGGCATTTACGAGATGGTGAAACGGGGCATGGAGATGGTCATTGCCGACTACAAGCCCTGGCCCGTTCCCAAGGCTTTCGCCGCCGTGACCAAGGCGAACGCCGGACAGGCGGTCATCACCCCCGACGGGAATCTGAAAACGAAGGGCGGCAGGTGGTGGACCGGCGGCATTCCCTTCTTCACGGTGGACCCGAAGGATCCCCAGGCGGGTCTGAAGGCCTGGTACAACCAGATAAACACCTATGACGGCGACGACTTTACCCACGACTGGGTTAACATGTTTTTTGTAAACAGCAAAGGAAAGCGGGAGCGAGTCGTTGAAATGTCCTGGGATAGGATTTTTCTCACCAGCAGGGAAACCCTCTCTCCAAAACCCGTTTATGACACAAAAATGGAGAGTATCTTTTTCAAGGAACTTGTTTATGTACAAACTCCGGCCGATTTGCAAGGCTACGGCAACCTGACCTACCGCTTCAACGACCAGAACAGACCGGATGATTCATTTACTTACATTCCCATGATGAGACGAATCCGCCGTGTCACGAGCGGCCAGCGTTTCGACGCCTTTGTCGGTTCAGATTCATCAATCGGGGATTTTCGTACACTGGACGTTCCCATCGCCCGCTGGGATTGGAAGCTCATTCATGTTCAGCCCAAGCTGACCACGCTTTTTTCAACGGACTTTATAACAGAAAACCGGGCGACGCAGCGTCGTCATCCGACGACGGTGGGAGAAAAATTCCCCCGAATGAACTGGCGTCTGTGGCCCAATGTCCATGTAATCGAGGCAACACCCAAAACCAGAAAGGACTGCCCCGTGTACAGCAAGAAGGTTCTCTGGTCCATGGGCGGAAACTGGAAGAGCGGTCTGGCCGACGCCTATGACCTGGAGGGCAAACTCTGGAAGACGACACAAAATTATTTCTACGGATACGGAAACGGCAGGGTCCTTGACCTTTATTCCCACTACGAGACGGATTTTTATACCTACGATCACCAAAGGGACCACGCCTCCCCCTGGCACATCGATCTCCCCTTCCGAAAGTTCAATGTGGGCTTCCCTGCGGAAAGATTCTCGACCAAATATCTTCAGCGGTACGGACATTAA
- the mscL gene encoding large-conductance mechanosensitive channel protein MscL, translated as MSVIQEFKTFAMRGNVVDMAVGIIIGGAFGKIVSSFVADVIMPPVGLMIGGVDFSNLAITLKQAAGDVPAVTLSYGKFIQSVVDFVIIAFAIFMVIKAMNAMQKKKEEAPAPPPEPTRQESLLAEIRDILKKN; from the coding sequence ATGAGCGTGATCCAAGAATTCAAGACTTTTGCCATGAGAGGAAACGTGGTGGACATGGCCGTCGGTATTATTATCGGTGGTGCTTTTGGAAAAATCGTCTCTTCATTCGTCGCCGATGTCATCATGCCCCCCGTTGGTCTCATGATCGGCGGCGTCGATTTTTCCAATCTGGCGATTACCCTCAAGCAGGCCGCCGGGGATGTGCCGGCGGTGACGTTGAGCTACGGTAAGTTCATCCAGTCTGTTGTCGATTTCGTGATTATTGCCTTTGCCATCTTCATGGTGATCAAAGCCATGAACGCCATGCAGAAGAAAAAGGAAGAAGCGCCGGCGCCTCCCCCCGAACCAACCAGGCAGGAAAGCCTGCTTGCTGAAATCAGGGACATCCTGAAAAAAAATTGA
- a CDS encoding diguanylate cyclase, whose translation MSSKMTTTFGVCEHFLKEAEAALAVEKLGNVSVTAFPARCGRPPLGREEIVEWATASGNTGRFEIFGGPCLKGLSEFISNDYDIQVHRLENCFQMVADSFLINRCLDGGAYLTTSGWLADWPDNMKRFGLDRKTARDMFGETTKKIVLLDTGVDDRGPEHLRAFTGYLGKPFEVQFTGIASLRLLFTRAFLTGQMTLQEERAEAEISEIRKQTATYAMTIDLIANLARIVTEAGAIEAMLDVYSFLFAPRRVCYLSFRDGLPDRLWIRPEEAVDAAETETMKKRMAAFNGAGGYMETEKGFLVRITRRGETRGVVAVEEIAFPRYIDHYLNLALSIAEVCELSVENAQDYEKLTRAQDMLRKANEDLYRLSTTDSLTGIANRRAYDEHLEIEWKRMLRNGNPLSLIVCDIDFFKKYNDRYGHKEGDICLQTIARVIKQTALRPGDFVARYGGEEFAVILPGTRTKGALHVAEKIRTAIAEYAIPHEDSGIASTVTLSLGVAQIEAFQAVGMSSMALFRAADTALYEAKRQGRNRVVLRLVETGNT comes from the coding sequence ATGTCCTCTAAAATGACAACGACCTTCGGCGTCTGCGAACATTTTCTGAAGGAAGCGGAGGCAGCGCTCGCGGTGGAGAAGCTGGGTAACGTCTCCGTGACGGCCTTTCCCGCCCGATGCGGACGGCCGCCACTGGGGCGGGAGGAAATCGTGGAATGGGCGACCGCCTCCGGTAACACCGGGCGGTTTGAAATTTTTGGTGGCCCCTGTCTGAAGGGTCTTTCCGAATTTATCTCGAATGATTACGATATTCAGGTCCATCGACTGGAGAACTGCTTCCAGATGGTTGCCGACTCCTTCCTGATCAACCGCTGCCTGGACGGGGGCGCTTATCTGACGACATCCGGATGGCTGGCCGACTGGCCCGACAATATGAAACGTTTCGGCCTGGACAGGAAAACGGCGCGGGACATGTTCGGAGAGACCACAAAAAAAATCGTTCTTCTCGACACGGGTGTCGACGACCGAGGGCCGGAGCACCTGCGGGCTTTCACCGGATATCTGGGCAAACCTTTCGAAGTTCAGTTCACGGGTATTGCGTCGCTCCGTCTGCTTTTTACAAGAGCCTTCCTGACAGGGCAAATGACGTTGCAGGAGGAAAGGGCCGAGGCGGAAATCAGTGAAATCAGAAAACAGACCGCCACATATGCCATGACCATAGATCTCATAGCCAACCTGGCCCGAATCGTAACCGAAGCCGGAGCCATTGAAGCGATGCTGGACGTTTACAGCTTTCTTTTTGCGCCGCGGAGGGTCTGTTATCTGAGTTTTCGGGACGGTTTACCGGACAGGCTCTGGATCCGGCCGGAAGAGGCGGTGGATGCGGCGGAAACGGAAACGATGAAAAAGAGAATGGCCGCTTTCAACGGGGCCGGGGGCTATATGGAGACAGAAAAGGGGTTTCTGGTGCGTATCACCCGTCGCGGGGAAACCAGGGGGGTGGTCGCAGTGGAAGAGATCGCGTTTCCCCGCTATATCGATCATTACTTGAACCTGGCCCTGTCCATTGCCGAAGTCTGTGAGCTCTCGGTTGAAAATGCCCAGGACTACGAGAAACTCACCCGGGCCCAGGACATGCTGAGAAAGGCCAACGAGGACCTTTACCGGCTTTCCACAACAGACTCCCTGACCGGAATCGCCAACCGTCGTGCCTACGATGAACACCTGGAAATCGAATGGAAAAGGATGCTGCGCAATGGCAACCCTCTGTCGCTGATTGTCTGCGACATCGATTTCTTCAAAAAATACAACGACCGGTACGGCCATAAGGAAGGGGATATATGCCTGCAAACGATCGCCCGGGTTATCAAACAAACGGCCCTGCGGCCCGGAGACTTCGTCGCCCGCTACGGCGGGGAGGAATTCGCGGTCATACTTCCCGGAACGAGGACAAAAGGCGCCCTGCATGTCGCGGAAAAAATCCGGACGGCGATTGCGGAATACGCTATCCCCCACGAGGATTCGGGGATCGCCTCCACCGTGACCCTGAGCCTAGGCGTCGCACAAATCGAGGCCTTCCAGGCGGTTGGTATGTCCAGTATGGCGCTGTTTCGCGCGGCCGATACCGCATTGTACGAGGCCAAGAGGCAGGGACGAAACCGTGTGGTTCTTCGCCTCGTTGAAACCGGAAATACCTGA
- a CDS encoding methylcobamide--CoM methyltransferase MtbA, producing MKKETMTSMQRTLTSLGHNEPDRVPLFLLLTMHGARELGLSIQDYFSKAEHVAEAQSRMRAKYGHDCLYGFFYAPVEIEASGGEFIFTPDGPPNSDESFIKEAAMIGRLKVPDITKTPCLTKVLRAIELMKTRVGDECPIIGVVMSPFSVPVMQMGFGPYLDLMMENPERFAELMRINQDFCVDWANAQLAAGATAICYFDPVSSPDMVPRDHFLRTGFKIAGRVLARLNGPVATHLSSGRALPILGDIVQTGAAVVGVSCVEDLARIKSACRGKIAVLGNLNGVEMRRWSAAEARQKVREAISQGATGGGFILSDNHGEIPWQVPEETLLEIGESLRRHGTYPVKGAPA from the coding sequence ATGAAAAAGGAAACGATGACCTCCATGCAACGCACGCTCACCTCCCTGGGACATAATGAACCCGATCGGGTCCCCCTGTTTCTGCTGCTCACCATGCATGGCGCAAGGGAACTGGGGCTTTCCATTCAAGATTATTTTTCGAAAGCCGAGCACGTTGCCGAAGCCCAGAGCCGTATGCGGGCCAAATACGGCCATGACTGCCTGTACGGTTTTTTCTACGCCCCCGTGGAAATTGAAGCCTCGGGCGGCGAGTTCATTTTCACTCCGGACGGCCCGCCCAATTCCGATGAGTCTTTTATTAAAGAGGCCGCCATGATCGGACGGCTAAAAGTCCCGGATATCACGAAAACGCCCTGTCTGACCAAGGTTCTGAGGGCCATTGAACTCATGAAAACCCGCGTCGGGGACGAGTGTCCGATAATCGGCGTCGTCATGTCCCCTTTTTCCGTTCCGGTCATGCAGATGGGTTTCGGCCCCTATCTGGATTTAATGATGGAGAACCCTGAACGCTTCGCGGAGCTGATGAGGATAAACCAGGATTTCTGTGTGGACTGGGCCAACGCGCAGCTTGCGGCGGGCGCAACGGCGATCTGCTATTTTGATCCCGTCTCCTCACCCGACATGGTCCCCCGCGATCATTTCCTGCGTACGGGCTTCAAAATTGCCGGACGCGTCCTGGCCAGGCTCAACGGACCGGTGGCAACCCACCTGTCCTCAGGGCGCGCACTCCCCATTCTTGGCGATATTGTTCAAACTGGCGCGGCAGTGGTCGGCGTAAGCTGTGTGGAAGATCTGGCTCGGATCAAATCCGCATGCCGAGGGAAAATCGCTGTCCTGGGAAACCTGAACGGAGTCGAGATGCGGCGCTGGAGTGCAGCCGAAGCGCGGCAAAAGGTCAGAGAAGCGATCAGCCAAGGGGCAACGGGGGGCGGCTTCATTCTTTCGGACAATCATGGTGAAATTCCCTGGCAGGTTCCAGAAGAAACACTCCTGGAAATCGGTGAATCCCTGCGGCGTCATGGAACCTATCCCGTAAAAGGAGCCCCGGCCTGA
- a CDS encoding cobalamin-binding protein: protein MQETSRQFEQALLSIDRLAVRRMADAARSEMKPMEIVDRLVMPALIRIGDRWERGDVSLAQVYMSGRICEELVEGLLPPDDTRDGNQPPMAIAVLDDYHLLGKRIVYALLRANGFHVKDYGRTTVSDTITRVRDDEIRVLLLSTLMLNSALRVREVVTALKRANLDVKVVVGGAPFRFDAGLWREVGADAMGYSASDAPGIVRNITGDLS, encoded by the coding sequence ATGCAAGAAACTTCCCGGCAATTTGAGCAGGCTCTTTTGTCCATCGACCGTCTCGCCGTCCGCAGAATGGCGGATGCGGCAAGATCGGAAATGAAACCCATGGAAATCGTTGACCGGCTGGTTATGCCGGCTCTCATACGCATCGGCGACAGATGGGAGCGCGGTGACGTCTCCCTGGCGCAGGTTTATATGAGCGGCCGCATCTGTGAAGAACTGGTGGAGGGTCTGCTGCCTCCAGATGATACCCGAGACGGAAACCAGCCGCCGATGGCCATCGCCGTGCTTGATGATTATCATCTGCTCGGCAAGCGTATCGTCTATGCCCTGTTGCGCGCCAACGGCTTTCATGTCAAGGATTATGGTCGTACAACGGTCTCGGATACCATCACCAGAGTACGGGACGACGAAATCCGGGTCCTTCTGCTTTCGACTCTGATGCTGAATTCCGCTTTGCGGGTCCGGGAAGTTGTCACCGCCTTGAAAAGGGCGAACCTGGACGTGAAAGTCGTGGTCGGAGGCGCCCCATTTCGTTTTGACGCCGGACTCTGGCGTGAAGTCGGTGCCGACGCGATGGGCTATTCCGCGTCGGATGCCCCGGGCATCGTCCGGAACATCACGGGAGATCTGTCATGA